The proteins below come from a single Micropterus dolomieu isolate WLL.071019.BEF.003 ecotype Adirondacks linkage group LG05, ASM2129224v1, whole genome shotgun sequence genomic window:
- the prkaa2 gene encoding 5'-AMP-activated protein kinase catalytic subunit alpha-2 isoform X4: MCLEVEDTEARRLFQQIISAVDYCHRHMVVHRDLKPENVLLDASKNAKIADFGLSNMMSDGEFLRTSCGSPNYAAPEVISGRLYAGPEVDIWSCGVILYALLCGTLPFDDEHVPTLFKKIRGGVFYIPEYLTRSVASLLMLMLQVDPLKRATIKDIREHEWFKQDLPGYLFPEDPSYDTTVLDEEAVREVCEKFECTESEVVSSLYSGDPQDQLAVAYHLIIDNRRIMTQASEFYLASSPPQGSFIEEGMPLPPGVKPHPERMPPLLADSPKSRCPLDALNTTRPKPLAVKKAKWHLGIRSQSRPYDIMAEVYRAMRQLSFDWKVVNPYHLRVRRKNPVTGNLVKMSLQLYQVDNRSYLLDFKSIDDDIIEAMGFKSGSSTPQRSGSSAGLLRPRLSIDSASPAIDLPQLSSSLPGSLSGSSPLLTPRQGSHTMDFFEMCASLITTLAR, from the exons ATGTGTCTGGAG GTGGAGGACACAGAAGCTCGCCGTCTTTTCCAGCAGATTATCTCAGCTGTAGACTACTGCCACAGGCACATGGTGGTCCACAGAGACCTCAAACCTGAGAATGTCCTGCTGGATGCCAGCAAGAACGCCAAGATAGCCGACTTCG GACTGTCAAACATGATGTCAGATGGGGAGTTCCTACGGACGAGCTGTGGCTCACCCAACTATGCAGCTCCAGAGGTCATCTCAGGaag GCTGTATGCAGGTCCAGAGGTGGACATCTGGAGCTGTGGCGTGATCCTGTACGCTCTGCTGTGCGGCACTCTGCCCTTTGATGATGAGCACGTCCCCACGCTGTTTAAGAAGATCAGAGGAGGCGTCTTCTACATCCCAGAGTACCTGACTCGATCTGTGGCCTCTCTGCTCATGCTCATGCTGCAGGTGGACCCTCTGAAGAGAGCCACCATCAAAGATATCAG GGAACATGAATGGTTTAAGCAGGACCTGCCAGGCTACCTGTTCCCAGAGGACCCCTCATATGATACCACAGTCCTGGATGAGGAGGCCGTCAGGGAAGTGTGTGAGAAGTTTGAATGCACTGAGTCCGAGGTTGTGTCCAGTCTTTACAGCGGAGATCCACAG GATCAGCTAGCAGTGGCCTATCACCTTATAATAGACAACCGGCGCATTATGACCCAGGCCAGCGAGTTCTACTTGGCCTCCAGTCCTCCACAGGGCTCCTTCATAGAAGAGGGCATGCCGCTACCCCCCGGGGTCAAACCCCACCCAGAGAGGATGCCTCCGCTCCTTGCTGACAGCCCCAAGTCTCGTTGCCCTCTGGATGCTCTCAACACCACCCGGCCCAAACCTCTGGCAGTGAAGAAGGCCAAGTGGCACCTCGGGATCAGGAGTCAGAGCAGACCCTATGACATCATGGCTGAAGTGTACAGGGCTATGAGACAACTCAGCTTTGACTGGAAG gTGGTGAACCCATACCATCTGCGGGTACGGAGGAAGAATCCAGTGACAGGAAACCTGGTGAAAATGAGCCTGCAGCTATACCAGGTGGACAACAGATCCTATCTCCTCGACTTCAAGAGCATCGACG ATGACATCATTGAAGCAATGGGCTTTAAATCGGGGTCGTCCACTCCTCAGAGGTCAGGTTCATCGGCCGGTCTCCTCAGACCCAGACTGAGCATCGACTCTGCAAGCCCAGCGATTGATCTGCCCCAGCTCAGCTCCTCTCTCCCTGGGTCGCTGTCCGGTAGCTCCCCTCTACTCACGCCACGTCAGGGATCACACACCATGGACTTCTTTGAAATGTGTGCCAGTTTGATCACCACGCTGGCACGCTGA
- the prkaa2 gene encoding 5'-AMP-activated protein kinase catalytic subunit alpha-2 isoform X2 → MFTNSVVNVSPVCYHGKHVGEHQLTGHKVAVKILNRQKIRSLDVVGKIKREIQNLKLFRHPHIIKLYQVISTPTDFFMVMEYVSGGELFDYICKHGRVEDTEARRLFQQIISAVDYCHRHMVVHRDLKPENVLLDASKNAKIADFGLSNMMSDGEFLRTSCGSPNYAAPEVISGRLYAGPEVDIWSCGVILYALLCGTLPFDDEHVPTLFKKIRGGVFYIPEYLTRSVASLLMLMLQVDPLKRATIKDIREHEWFKQDLPGYLFPEDPSYDTTVLDEEAVREVCEKFECTESEVVSSLYSGDPQDQLAVAYHLIIDNRRIMTQASEFYLASSPPQGSFIEEGMPLPPGVKPHPERMPPLLADSPKSRCPLDALNTTRPKPLAVKKAKWHLGIRSQSRPYDIMAEVYRAMRQLSFDWKVVNPYHLRVRRKNPVTGNLVKMSLQLYQVDNRSYLLDFKSIDDDIIEAMGFKSGSSTPQRSGSSAGLLRPRLSIDSASPAIDLPQLSSSLPGSLSGSSPLLTPRQGSHTMDFFEMCASLITTLAR, encoded by the exons ATGTTTACAAACAGCGTAGTTAACGTTAGTCCAGTATGTTATCATGGCAAGCATG ttggCGAGCATCAGTTGACAGGCCATAAAGTGGCTGTGAAGATCCTAAACAGACAGAAGATCCGCAGTCTCGATGTCGTTGGGAAGATCAAGCGCGAGATCCAGAATCTCAAACTATTCAGACACCCACACATTATCAAGCT gtACCAGGTGATAAGTACACCCACAGATTTCTTCATGGTCATGGAGTATGTGTCTGGAGGTGAGCTGTTTGACTACATCTGCAAACATGGACGG GTGGAGGACACAGAAGCTCGCCGTCTTTTCCAGCAGATTATCTCAGCTGTAGACTACTGCCACAGGCACATGGTGGTCCACAGAGACCTCAAACCTGAGAATGTCCTGCTGGATGCCAGCAAGAACGCCAAGATAGCCGACTTCG GACTGTCAAACATGATGTCAGATGGGGAGTTCCTACGGACGAGCTGTGGCTCACCCAACTATGCAGCTCCAGAGGTCATCTCAGGaag GCTGTATGCAGGTCCAGAGGTGGACATCTGGAGCTGTGGCGTGATCCTGTACGCTCTGCTGTGCGGCACTCTGCCCTTTGATGATGAGCACGTCCCCACGCTGTTTAAGAAGATCAGAGGAGGCGTCTTCTACATCCCAGAGTACCTGACTCGATCTGTGGCCTCTCTGCTCATGCTCATGCTGCAGGTGGACCCTCTGAAGAGAGCCACCATCAAAGATATCAG GGAACATGAATGGTTTAAGCAGGACCTGCCAGGCTACCTGTTCCCAGAGGACCCCTCATATGATACCACAGTCCTGGATGAGGAGGCCGTCAGGGAAGTGTGTGAGAAGTTTGAATGCACTGAGTCCGAGGTTGTGTCCAGTCTTTACAGCGGAGATCCACAG GATCAGCTAGCAGTGGCCTATCACCTTATAATAGACAACCGGCGCATTATGACCCAGGCCAGCGAGTTCTACTTGGCCTCCAGTCCTCCACAGGGCTCCTTCATAGAAGAGGGCATGCCGCTACCCCCCGGGGTCAAACCCCACCCAGAGAGGATGCCTCCGCTCCTTGCTGACAGCCCCAAGTCTCGTTGCCCTCTGGATGCTCTCAACACCACCCGGCCCAAACCTCTGGCAGTGAAGAAGGCCAAGTGGCACCTCGGGATCAGGAGTCAGAGCAGACCCTATGACATCATGGCTGAAGTGTACAGGGCTATGAGACAACTCAGCTTTGACTGGAAG gTGGTGAACCCATACCATCTGCGGGTACGGAGGAAGAATCCAGTGACAGGAAACCTGGTGAAAATGAGCCTGCAGCTATACCAGGTGGACAACAGATCCTATCTCCTCGACTTCAAGAGCATCGACG ATGACATCATTGAAGCAATGGGCTTTAAATCGGGGTCGTCCACTCCTCAGAGGTCAGGTTCATCGGCCGGTCTCCTCAGACCCAGACTGAGCATCGACTCTGCAAGCCCAGCGATTGATCTGCCCCAGCTCAGCTCCTCTCTCCCTGGGTCGCTGTCCGGTAGCTCCCCTCTACTCACGCCACGTCAGGGATCACACACCATGGACTTCTTTGAAATGTGTGCCAGTTTGATCACCACGCTGGCACGCTGA
- the prkaa2 gene encoding 5'-AMP-activated protein kinase catalytic subunit alpha-2 isoform X3, which produces MVMEYVSGGELFDYICKHGRVEDTEARRLFQQIISAVDYCHRHMVVHRDLKPENVLLDASKNAKIADFGLSNMMSDGEFLRTSCGSPNYAAPEVISGRLYAGPEVDIWSCGVILYALLCGTLPFDDEHVPTLFKKIRGGVFYIPEYLTRSVASLLMLMLQVDPLKRATIKDIREHEWFKQDLPGYLFPEDPSYDTTVLDEEAVREVCEKFECTESEVVSSLYSGDPQDQLAVAYHLIIDNRRIMTQASEFYLASSPPQGSFIEEGMPLPPGVKPHPERMPPLLADSPKSRCPLDALNTTRPKPLAVKKAKWHLGIRSQSRPYDIMAEVYRAMRQLSFDWKVVNPYHLRVRRKNPVTGNLVKMSLQLYQVDNRSYLLDFKSIDDDIIEAMGFKSGSSTPQRSGSSAGLLRPRLSIDSASPAIDLPQLSSSLPGSLSGSSPLLTPRQGSHTMDFFEMCASLITTLAR; this is translated from the exons ATGGTCATGGAGTATGTGTCTGGAGGTGAGCTGTTTGACTACATCTGCAAACATGGACGG GTGGAGGACACAGAAGCTCGCCGTCTTTTCCAGCAGATTATCTCAGCTGTAGACTACTGCCACAGGCACATGGTGGTCCACAGAGACCTCAAACCTGAGAATGTCCTGCTGGATGCCAGCAAGAACGCCAAGATAGCCGACTTCG GACTGTCAAACATGATGTCAGATGGGGAGTTCCTACGGACGAGCTGTGGCTCACCCAACTATGCAGCTCCAGAGGTCATCTCAGGaag GCTGTATGCAGGTCCAGAGGTGGACATCTGGAGCTGTGGCGTGATCCTGTACGCTCTGCTGTGCGGCACTCTGCCCTTTGATGATGAGCACGTCCCCACGCTGTTTAAGAAGATCAGAGGAGGCGTCTTCTACATCCCAGAGTACCTGACTCGATCTGTGGCCTCTCTGCTCATGCTCATGCTGCAGGTGGACCCTCTGAAGAGAGCCACCATCAAAGATATCAG GGAACATGAATGGTTTAAGCAGGACCTGCCAGGCTACCTGTTCCCAGAGGACCCCTCATATGATACCACAGTCCTGGATGAGGAGGCCGTCAGGGAAGTGTGTGAGAAGTTTGAATGCACTGAGTCCGAGGTTGTGTCCAGTCTTTACAGCGGAGATCCACAG GATCAGCTAGCAGTGGCCTATCACCTTATAATAGACAACCGGCGCATTATGACCCAGGCCAGCGAGTTCTACTTGGCCTCCAGTCCTCCACAGGGCTCCTTCATAGAAGAGGGCATGCCGCTACCCCCCGGGGTCAAACCCCACCCAGAGAGGATGCCTCCGCTCCTTGCTGACAGCCCCAAGTCTCGTTGCCCTCTGGATGCTCTCAACACCACCCGGCCCAAACCTCTGGCAGTGAAGAAGGCCAAGTGGCACCTCGGGATCAGGAGTCAGAGCAGACCCTATGACATCATGGCTGAAGTGTACAGGGCTATGAGACAACTCAGCTTTGACTGGAAG gTGGTGAACCCATACCATCTGCGGGTACGGAGGAAGAATCCAGTGACAGGAAACCTGGTGAAAATGAGCCTGCAGCTATACCAGGTGGACAACAGATCCTATCTCCTCGACTTCAAGAGCATCGACG ATGACATCATTGAAGCAATGGGCTTTAAATCGGGGTCGTCCACTCCTCAGAGGTCAGGTTCATCGGCCGGTCTCCTCAGACCCAGACTGAGCATCGACTCTGCAAGCCCAGCGATTGATCTGCCCCAGCTCAGCTCCTCTCTCCCTGGGTCGCTGTCCGGTAGCTCCCCTCTACTCACGCCACGTCAGGGATCACACACCATGGACTTCTTTGAAATGTGTGCCAGTTTGATCACCACGCTGGCACGCTGA
- the prkaa2 gene encoding 5'-AMP-activated protein kinase catalytic subunit alpha-2 isoform X1: protein MAERQQQKHEGRVKIGHYILGDTLGVGTFGKVKIGEHQLTGHKVAVKILNRQKIRSLDVVGKIKREIQNLKLFRHPHIIKLYQVISTPTDFFMVMEYVSGGELFDYICKHGRVEDTEARRLFQQIISAVDYCHRHMVVHRDLKPENVLLDASKNAKIADFGLSNMMSDGEFLRTSCGSPNYAAPEVISGRLYAGPEVDIWSCGVILYALLCGTLPFDDEHVPTLFKKIRGGVFYIPEYLTRSVASLLMLMLQVDPLKRATIKDIREHEWFKQDLPGYLFPEDPSYDTTVLDEEAVREVCEKFECTESEVVSSLYSGDPQDQLAVAYHLIIDNRRIMTQASEFYLASSPPQGSFIEEGMPLPPGVKPHPERMPPLLADSPKSRCPLDALNTTRPKPLAVKKAKWHLGIRSQSRPYDIMAEVYRAMRQLSFDWKVVNPYHLRVRRKNPVTGNLVKMSLQLYQVDNRSYLLDFKSIDDDIIEAMGFKSGSSTPQRSGSSAGLLRPRLSIDSASPAIDLPQLSSSLPGSLSGSSPLLTPRQGSHTMDFFEMCASLITTLAR from the exons ATGGCAGAGCGGCAACAACAGAAACACGAAGGCAGGGTAAAAATCGGCCATTACATCCTCGGCGACACGCTCGGAGTGGGGACATTCGGGAAAGTGAAGA ttggCGAGCATCAGTTGACAGGCCATAAAGTGGCTGTGAAGATCCTAAACAGACAGAAGATCCGCAGTCTCGATGTCGTTGGGAAGATCAAGCGCGAGATCCAGAATCTCAAACTATTCAGACACCCACACATTATCAAGCT gtACCAGGTGATAAGTACACCCACAGATTTCTTCATGGTCATGGAGTATGTGTCTGGAGGTGAGCTGTTTGACTACATCTGCAAACATGGACGG GTGGAGGACACAGAAGCTCGCCGTCTTTTCCAGCAGATTATCTCAGCTGTAGACTACTGCCACAGGCACATGGTGGTCCACAGAGACCTCAAACCTGAGAATGTCCTGCTGGATGCCAGCAAGAACGCCAAGATAGCCGACTTCG GACTGTCAAACATGATGTCAGATGGGGAGTTCCTACGGACGAGCTGTGGCTCACCCAACTATGCAGCTCCAGAGGTCATCTCAGGaag GCTGTATGCAGGTCCAGAGGTGGACATCTGGAGCTGTGGCGTGATCCTGTACGCTCTGCTGTGCGGCACTCTGCCCTTTGATGATGAGCACGTCCCCACGCTGTTTAAGAAGATCAGAGGAGGCGTCTTCTACATCCCAGAGTACCTGACTCGATCTGTGGCCTCTCTGCTCATGCTCATGCTGCAGGTGGACCCTCTGAAGAGAGCCACCATCAAAGATATCAG GGAACATGAATGGTTTAAGCAGGACCTGCCAGGCTACCTGTTCCCAGAGGACCCCTCATATGATACCACAGTCCTGGATGAGGAGGCCGTCAGGGAAGTGTGTGAGAAGTTTGAATGCACTGAGTCCGAGGTTGTGTCCAGTCTTTACAGCGGAGATCCACAG GATCAGCTAGCAGTGGCCTATCACCTTATAATAGACAACCGGCGCATTATGACCCAGGCCAGCGAGTTCTACTTGGCCTCCAGTCCTCCACAGGGCTCCTTCATAGAAGAGGGCATGCCGCTACCCCCCGGGGTCAAACCCCACCCAGAGAGGATGCCTCCGCTCCTTGCTGACAGCCCCAAGTCTCGTTGCCCTCTGGATGCTCTCAACACCACCCGGCCCAAACCTCTGGCAGTGAAGAAGGCCAAGTGGCACCTCGGGATCAGGAGTCAGAGCAGACCCTATGACATCATGGCTGAAGTGTACAGGGCTATGAGACAACTCAGCTTTGACTGGAAG gTGGTGAACCCATACCATCTGCGGGTACGGAGGAAGAATCCAGTGACAGGAAACCTGGTGAAAATGAGCCTGCAGCTATACCAGGTGGACAACAGATCCTATCTCCTCGACTTCAAGAGCATCGACG ATGACATCATTGAAGCAATGGGCTTTAAATCGGGGTCGTCCACTCCTCAGAGGTCAGGTTCATCGGCCGGTCTCCTCAGACCCAGACTGAGCATCGACTCTGCAAGCCCAGCGATTGATCTGCCCCAGCTCAGCTCCTCTCTCCCTGGGTCGCTGTCCGGTAGCTCCCCTCTACTCACGCCACGTCAGGGATCACACACCATGGACTTCTTTGAAATGTGTGCCAGTTTGATCACCACGCTGGCACGCTGA